The Paenibacillus tianjinensis genome has a window encoding:
- a CDS encoding Cof-type HAD-IIB family hydrolase, giving the protein MLIALDMDGTLLNEDGRISAENREAILHAQSLGHIVAIATGRSYMDAERQLRLAELECPVVSLNGAVLTLPDGSIAASRPLDKEDIIPALRWMNEITELYYEVYTKDNVYVELDKRVRLEKLSELKDEDIPDGVGWLLKAMIAKQFQQAAVTYVESMEDVWSKEDNHIYKALAFSLNPEVLKEASTRFAAIPGLIITASHENNIEINHKEANKGNGVSLLAAHYGIPAGQVAVMGDSYNDLPMFEKAGYKIAMGNAAALLKETADFITLSNVEHGVAAGIRHLLERK; this is encoded by the coding sequence ATGCTGATTGCACTTGATATGGACGGGACACTACTAAATGAAGATGGAAGGATTAGCGCGGAGAACCGCGAGGCTATCCTCCATGCGCAAAGTCTGGGGCATATCGTGGCGATTGCCACCGGACGCTCTTACATGGATGCAGAGCGGCAGCTGCGGCTGGCCGAGCTGGAGTGCCCTGTGGTCAGCCTGAACGGAGCCGTGCTGACACTGCCTGACGGATCCATTGCGGCAAGCCGGCCGCTCGACAAAGAGGATATTATTCCTGCATTGCGCTGGATGAATGAAATTACCGAACTTTATTACGAAGTGTATACCAAGGACAATGTATATGTAGAGCTGGACAAGCGTGTCCGCCTGGAAAAATTATCGGAGCTGAAGGACGAAGACATCCCCGACGGAGTAGGCTGGCTGCTGAAGGCGATGATCGCCAAGCAGTTTCAGCAGGCTGCGGTAACTTACGTAGAGAGCATGGAGGACGTGTGGAGCAAGGAAGACAACCATATCTATAAAGCTCTGGCCTTCTCGCTCAACCCCGAAGTGCTCAAAGAAGCATCTACACGGTTTGCCGCGATTCCCGGCCTGATTATCACTGCTTCGCATGAGAACAATATTGAAATCAACCACAAGGAGGCCAACAAAGGTAACGGTGTAAGCCTCCTGGCTGCCCACTACGGCATTCCGGCTGGACAGGTTGCTGTGATGGGCGACAGCTATAATGATCTCCCGATGTTTGAGAAGGCCGGCTATAAAATTGCCATGGGGAATGCCGCTGCCCTGCTCAAGGAAACCGCCGATTTCATCACACTAAGTAATGTAGAGCATGGTGTGGCCGCCGGAATCCGCCATCTTTTGGAACGGAAGTAG